One Amycolatopsis thermophila DNA segment encodes these proteins:
- a CDS encoding acyl-CoA dehydrogenase family protein encodes MDGLSEDEAAIVALVAEWVDREVKPVAQELEHANTYPEELIEAMKRMGIFGLAIPEPWGEAAVSAPCYSAVTEELARGWMSLAGAMGGHTVVAKLLVTYGTREQQDRYLPRMATGSLRATMALTEPGGGSDLQALRTRARRDGESYVVNGSKTWITNARRSDLVALLCKTDPEADPPHKGISVLLVEKGPGFSVSRDLPKLGYKGVESCELSFDDVRVPASAVLGGVEGQGFAQMMRGLEIGRIQVASRALGVGRAALEDSLRYAQQRETFGKPIWQHQSIGNYLADMATKLEAARQLVHHAARRYDSGERADLECGMAKLFASETAMEIALDAVRIHGGYGYSTEFDVERYFRDAPLMIVGEGTNEIQRNVIARQLINRHRI; translated from the coding sequence ATGGACGGGCTGAGCGAGGACGAGGCCGCGATCGTCGCGCTGGTCGCCGAATGGGTCGACCGCGAGGTCAAGCCCGTGGCGCAGGAGCTGGAACACGCGAACACCTATCCGGAAGAGCTCATCGAGGCGATGAAGCGGATGGGTATCTTCGGGCTGGCGATCCCCGAGCCGTGGGGCGAGGCGGCGGTATCCGCCCCGTGCTACTCGGCCGTCACCGAGGAACTCGCGCGCGGCTGGATGAGCCTGGCCGGCGCGATGGGCGGGCACACCGTGGTCGCCAAGCTCCTGGTCACCTACGGCACGCGCGAGCAGCAGGACCGGTACCTGCCCCGCATGGCCACCGGTTCGTTGCGGGCCACGATGGCGCTGACCGAACCCGGGGGCGGATCGGACCTGCAGGCGTTGCGCACCCGGGCCCGCCGTGACGGCGAGTCCTATGTGGTCAACGGGTCGAAGACGTGGATCACCAACGCGCGCCGCTCGGATCTGGTGGCGCTGCTGTGCAAGACCGACCCCGAGGCCGATCCGCCGCACAAGGGCATCAGCGTGCTGCTGGTGGAAAAAGGCCCCGGCTTCTCGGTGTCCCGCGATCTGCCCAAGCTCGGCTACAAGGGCGTCGAGAGCTGCGAGCTGTCCTTCGACGACGTGCGCGTGCCCGCGTCCGCGGTGCTGGGCGGGGTGGAGGGACAGGGGTTCGCGCAGATGATGCGCGGCCTGGAGATCGGCCGCATCCAGGTCGCCTCCCGGGCTCTGGGCGTGGGTCGGGCCGCACTGGAGGACTCCCTGCGTTACGCCCAGCAACGCGAGACGTTCGGCAAGCCGATCTGGCAGCACCAGTCGATCGGCAACTACCTCGCCGACATGGCCACCAAGCTCGAGGCCGCGCGCCAGCTGGTCCACCACGCCGCCCGCCGCTACGACTCCGGTGAGCGCGCCGACCTCGAATGCGGCATGGCGAAGCTGTTCGCCTCCGAAACCGCCATGGAGATCGCGCTCGACGCGGTGCGCATCCACGGCGGCTACGGCTACTCCACCGAATTCGACGTCGAACGCTACTTCCGCGACGCGCCCCTGATGATCGTGGGCGAGGGCACCAACGAGATCCAGCGCAACGTCATCGCCCGCCAGCTCATCAACCGCCACCGCATCTGA
- a CDS encoding GntR family transcriptional regulator, with protein MSTAERRASGPRRTSFDTKQQLSEKVAAYIREGIMVGQFRAGEYIRTERLAEELGVSPTPVREALMLLGSEGSVRWEPRRGYRVVPLTTQDVSDLFRVQAFIAGELAARAATELSDADLDRLEETQAELERAEREGDLDLVETLNYRIHRTINKASGSARLAVLLGITVSYVPLGYFASIEGWSSASVHDHSPIFQALRARDPDGARKAMTAHIEHVGGRLVDHLRKREVLS; from the coding sequence ATGAGCACAGCAGAGCGCCGCGCGAGCGGCCCGCGTCGCACGTCGTTCGACACCAAGCAGCAGCTCAGCGAGAAGGTGGCCGCCTACATCCGCGAGGGCATCATGGTCGGCCAGTTCCGCGCGGGCGAGTACATCCGCACCGAACGGCTCGCCGAGGAGCTCGGGGTCAGCCCCACCCCGGTGCGGGAGGCGCTGATGCTGCTGGGCAGCGAGGGCTCGGTGCGGTGGGAGCCGCGGCGCGGGTACCGGGTCGTGCCGCTGACCACGCAGGACGTGAGCGACCTGTTCCGGGTGCAGGCCTTCATCGCGGGCGAGCTGGCCGCGCGCGCCGCCACCGAGCTCAGCGACGCGGACCTGGACCGGCTGGAGGAGACCCAGGCCGAGCTGGAACGGGCCGAGCGTGAGGGTGACCTGGACCTGGTCGAGACGCTGAACTACCGGATCCACCGCACGATCAACAAGGCTTCGGGCTCCGCGCGCCTGGCGGTGCTGCTCGGCATCACGGTCAGCTACGTGCCGCTGGGGTATTTCGCCTCGATCGAGGGGTGGTCGTCGGCGTCGGTCCACGACCACAGCCCGATCTTCCAGGCGCTGCGGGCCCGCGACCCGGACGGCGCCCGCAAGGCGATGACGGCGCACATCGAGCACGTCGGCGGCCGTCTCGTGGACCACCTGCGCAAGCGCGAAGTCCTCAGCTGA
- a CDS encoding cytochrome P450 family protein — translation MTVSLPAFPAAAERPLDTCIRLREIAPVVEAEFPGGVPAYLALTHTAVREILAGDNKAFARDPKHWPALYDGSIPEDWPLRSIVQGDHLSTKDGADHRRLRGLIGKAFTPARVLDLEPRIQQLVDELLDGVEAAGDGVDLVPEFTEVLPMAVICELFGVAEPDRMRLRKWTATLLAHTTPAEEAFATQNALMSYLRELVERKQAEPGDDLTTSLVQARDEGDKLTTDELVGVLWLMLIAGHETTVHLIGNAVIALSQHPAQLELARNEDRWADVVEETVRYRHSVMMTSFRFTVEDVTIAGVDIPKGNAVGVVYQACGLDPEAYGDTAGEFDITRRQGANLGFGHGPRYCIGAPLARLEGRVALSTLYRRLPGLRLAIDPDDIPYSPSFFTIGPLSIPVNLGR, via the coding sequence ATGACCGTCAGCCTTCCCGCCTTTCCCGCCGCCGCGGAAAGACCGCTCGACACCTGCATCCGGCTCCGGGAGATCGCCCCGGTGGTCGAAGCGGAGTTCCCCGGCGGTGTGCCGGCCTACCTCGCGCTGACGCACACAGCGGTCCGCGAAATCCTCGCCGGCGACAACAAGGCGTTCGCGCGTGACCCGAAGCACTGGCCCGCCCTGTACGACGGATCCATCCCGGAGGACTGGCCACTGCGCAGCATCGTCCAGGGCGATCACCTCTCCACCAAGGACGGCGCGGACCACCGGCGCCTGCGCGGGCTGATCGGCAAGGCGTTCACCCCCGCCCGGGTGCTCGACCTCGAGCCGCGGATCCAGCAGCTCGTCGACGAACTGCTGGACGGGGTCGAGGCCGCCGGCGACGGGGTCGACCTCGTGCCCGAGTTCACCGAGGTGCTGCCGATGGCCGTGATCTGCGAGCTGTTCGGCGTCGCCGAGCCGGACCGGATGCGGTTGCGGAAGTGGACCGCCACGCTGCTGGCCCACACCACGCCGGCGGAGGAGGCGTTCGCGACGCAGAACGCGCTCATGTCCTACTTGCGCGAGCTGGTGGAGCGCAAGCAGGCCGAACCGGGCGACGACCTCACCACGAGCCTGGTCCAGGCCCGCGACGAGGGTGACAAACTCACCACCGACGAACTGGTCGGCGTGCTGTGGCTGATGCTGATCGCCGGCCACGAGACCACCGTCCACCTGATCGGCAACGCCGTGATCGCACTGTCCCAGCACCCCGCTCAACTCGAGCTCGCCCGGAACGAGGACCGGTGGGCCGATGTCGTCGAGGAGACGGTGCGCTACCGCCATTCGGTCATGATGACGAGCTTCCGCTTCACCGTGGAGGACGTGACCATCGCGGGCGTCGACATCCCCAAGGGCAACGCGGTGGGTGTGGTCTACCAGGCGTGCGGCCTGGACCCGGAGGCCTACGGCGACACCGCGGGGGAGTTCGACATCACCCGCCGGCAGGGCGCGAACCTCGGGTTCGGCCACGGCCCGCGGTACTGCATCGGCGCCCCGCTCGCGCGCCTGGAGGGCAGGGTGGCGCTGTCCACCCTCTACCGGCGGCTGCCGGGCCTGCGGCTGGCGATCGACCCGGACGACATCCCGTATTCGCCGTCGTTCTTCACGATCGGCCCGCTGTCGATCCCGGTGAACCTCGGCCGGTAG
- the argG gene encoding argininosuccinate synthase produces the protein MSKVLTSLPVGERVGIAFSGGLDTSVAVAWMREKGAVPCAYTADIGQYDEPDIDSVPGRASAYGAEIARLVDCREALVEEGLAALACGAFHIRSGGRVYFNTTPLGRAVTGTLLVRAMLEDDVQIWGDGSTFKGNDIERFYRYGLLANPALRIYKPWLDAEFVTELGGRTEMSEWLTARDLPYRASKEKAYSTDANIWGATHEAKALEHLDAGIELVEPIMGVRFWDPEVEIPTEDVTIGFEQGRPVRINGKEFPTAVDLVLEANAIGGRHGLGMSDQIENRIIEAKSRGIYEAPGMALLHAAYERLLNAIHNEDTIASYHAEGRRLGRLMYEGRWLDPQSLMLRESLQRWVGTAVTGEVTLRLRRGEDYSILDTTGPAFSYHPDKLSMERTEDSAFGPVDRIGQLTMRNLDIADSRARLEQYAGLGMVGTTPTQPTLVGAAQAASTGLIGAMTEGGAEAIASRGTAAEAAELLDHAAIESGTD, from the coding sequence GTGTCCAAGGTGCTCACTTCCCTGCCTGTCGGCGAACGTGTCGGGATCGCTTTCTCCGGTGGTCTCGATACCTCGGTAGCGGTCGCGTGGATGCGCGAGAAGGGCGCGGTCCCCTGCGCCTACACCGCCGACATCGGGCAGTACGACGAGCCCGACATCGACTCGGTGCCCGGCCGCGCCTCGGCCTACGGCGCGGAGATCGCGCGGCTCGTCGACTGCCGTGAGGCGCTCGTCGAGGAGGGGCTGGCCGCCCTGGCCTGCGGCGCGTTCCACATCCGCTCCGGCGGCCGCGTCTACTTCAACACCACGCCGCTGGGGCGCGCCGTCACCGGCACGCTGCTGGTGCGCGCGATGCTCGAGGACGACGTCCAGATCTGGGGCGACGGCTCCACCTTCAAGGGCAACGACATCGAGCGCTTCTACCGCTACGGCCTGCTCGCCAACCCGGCGCTGCGGATCTACAAGCCGTGGCTGGACGCCGAGTTCGTGACCGAACTGGGCGGCCGCACCGAGATGTCGGAGTGGCTGACCGCCCGCGACCTGCCCTACCGCGCGAGCAAGGAGAAGGCCTACTCCACCGACGCCAACATCTGGGGCGCCACGCACGAGGCCAAGGCGCTCGAACACCTCGACGCCGGCATCGAGCTGGTCGAGCCGATCATGGGCGTCCGCTTCTGGGACCCCGAGGTGGAGATCCCGACCGAGGACGTCACGATCGGTTTCGAGCAGGGCCGCCCGGTGCGGATCAACGGCAAGGAGTTCCCCACCGCCGTCGACCTGGTGCTGGAGGCCAACGCCATCGGCGGACGGCACGGCCTGGGCATGTCCGACCAGATCGAGAACCGGATCATCGAGGCCAAGAGCCGTGGCATCTACGAGGCCCCGGGCATGGCGCTGCTGCACGCCGCCTACGAGCGCCTGCTCAACGCCATCCACAACGAGGACACCATCGCCAGCTACCACGCCGAGGGCCGCCGCCTGGGCCGCCTGATGTACGAGGGCCGGTGGCTGGACCCGCAGTCGCTGATGCTGCGCGAGTCGCTGCAGCGCTGGGTCGGCACGGCCGTCACCGGCGAGGTCACGCTGCGGCTGCGCCGCGGCGAGGACTACTCGATCCTCGACACGACCGGGCCGGCGTTCAGCTACCACCCGGACAAGCTGTCGATGGAGCGCACGGAGGACTCGGCGTTCGGGCCGGTCGACCGGATCGGCCAGCTGACCATGCGCAACCTCGACATCGCCGACTCCCGCGCCCGCCTGGAGCAGTACGCGGGTCTGGGCATGGTGGGCACCACGCCCACCCAGCCGACGCTGGTCGGCGCCGCCCAGGCCGCGTCCACCGGCCTCATCGGCGCCATGACCGAGGGCGGCGCCGAGGCCATCGCCTCCCGGGGCACCGCCGCCGAGGCGGCCGAACTCCTCGACCACGCGGCGATCGAGTCCGGTACGGACTGA
- a CDS encoding DHA2 family efflux MFS transporter permease subunit — MPAPTTAPADAAPEAPPRAGLLIGVLVVSAFVMILNETILSVALRDLTVDLQVSTTTVQWLTSGFLLTMAVVIPTTGFLLERFTLRQVFLASLTLFSLGTAISGLAPGFAVLLVGRVVQACGTAVMLPLLMTSVMRLVAPARRGATMGTITIVIAVAPAIGPTIGGAVLSGLGWRWMFWIVLPLAVAALTVGAVWFRLEGNPRAVPLDVPSVVLSALGFGGVLFGLASIGESGGHHLVPPWVPIVVGVAALAVFTWRQLRLQRDDRALLDLRPFTDRGFVVALALTALLFVCLLGVASIMLPLYLQTVLHTTTFVSGLAVLPGGLVLGLLGRPVGALFDRFGARPLVIPGAAAMAASLWLFTTLGPESALAAVIAFHVLLMAGLGFMMTPLMTSALAVLPDHLYSHGSAILATLQQVAGAFGTAVFVSVTTLGTASGIPDAGGLRTAFVVAGVVGLLALLTSLFVRKAPAGAAPHRARAVDDAG; from the coding sequence ATGCCCGCCCCCACGACCGCGCCGGCCGACGCCGCCCCGGAGGCCCCGCCGCGAGCCGGTCTGCTGATCGGCGTGCTGGTCGTGTCGGCGTTCGTCATGATCCTCAACGAGACGATCCTCAGCGTCGCGCTGCGCGACCTGACCGTCGACCTCCAGGTCTCCACCACCACCGTCCAGTGGCTGACCAGCGGCTTCCTGCTGACCATGGCCGTGGTCATCCCGACGACGGGGTTCCTGCTGGAACGGTTCACGCTGCGCCAGGTCTTCCTCGCCTCGCTCACGCTGTTCAGCCTCGGCACCGCGATCAGCGGCCTGGCGCCCGGTTTCGCGGTGCTGCTCGTCGGCCGCGTGGTGCAGGCGTGCGGCACCGCGGTGATGCTGCCACTGCTGATGACCTCGGTGATGCGCCTGGTGGCGCCCGCCAGGCGGGGCGCGACGATGGGCACCATCACGATCGTCATCGCGGTCGCTCCCGCGATCGGCCCGACCATCGGTGGCGCCGTGCTGTCCGGCCTGGGCTGGCGCTGGATGTTCTGGATCGTGCTGCCGCTCGCGGTCGCCGCGCTCACCGTCGGCGCGGTGTGGTTCCGGCTCGAGGGCAACCCGCGCGCGGTGCCGCTGGACGTGCCGTCGGTGGTGTTGTCCGCACTCGGGTTCGGCGGCGTGCTCTTCGGCCTGGCCTCGATCGGCGAGTCCGGCGGGCACCACCTCGTGCCGCCGTGGGTGCCGATCGTCGTCGGCGTCGCCGCGCTCGCGGTGTTCACCTGGCGCCAGCTGCGCCTGCAGCGCGACGACCGGGCCCTGCTGGACCTGCGGCCGTTCACCGACCGCGGGTTCGTCGTGGCACTGGCGCTGACCGCACTGCTGTTCGTCTGCCTGCTCGGTGTCGCCTCCATCATGCTGCCGCTGTACCTGCAGACGGTGCTGCACACGACCACCTTCGTCAGCGGTCTCGCCGTCCTGCCCGGCGGTCTGGTCCTCGGGCTGCTCGGACGGCCGGTCGGGGCGCTGTTCGACCGCTTCGGCGCCCGCCCGCTGGTGATCCCGGGGGCGGCGGCCATGGCGGCGTCGCTGTGGCTGTTCACCACGCTCGGCCCGGAGTCGGCGCTGGCCGCGGTGATCGCCTTCCACGTCCTGCTGATGGCCGGGCTCGGGTTCATGATGACCCCGCTGATGACGTCGGCGCTGGCCGTGCTGCCCGATCACCTCTACTCGCACGGCAGCGCCATCCTCGCCACGCTCCAGCAGGTGGCCGGGGCCTTCGGCACGGCGGTGTTCGTCAGCGTGACGACCCTCGGCACCGCGAGCGGGATCCCGGACGCCGGAGGGCTGCGCACCGCGTTCGTCGTCGCCGGCGTGGTGGGGCTGCTCGCCCTGCTGACCTCGCTGTTCGTCCGCAAGGCGCCCGCCGGTGCGGCGCCGCACCGAGCCCGTGCCGTCGATGACGCAGGGTGA
- a CDS encoding lactate racemase domain-containing protein: MTSVYGANVADVHHISLIGREGDFRAVAVGTPGCRELSRRFARRRWSARTTTHTLRPRTSGICSATNADAARSCPLPLLLSALHEQLTGRASRVTVVVALGTHAAMDQARLTAWLGCPAGAIGERYPGVEVRNHEWWDPTTFVTVGHIAAERIGELSGGPLRRGVDVRVNRAVVEHDVTIIVGPVLPHEVAGFSGGNEYLFPGLSGPEVIDVSHWLGALITSRDIIGSAAPRRCAR; this comes from the coding sequence GTGACCTCTGTATACGGTGCGAACGTCGCCGATGTCCACCACATTTCGCTCATCGGTCGCGAAGGGGACTTTCGCGCGGTCGCCGTTGGGACACCCGGTTGCCGCGAGTTGTCCCGGCGGTTTGCCCGGCGGCGGTGGTCTGCCCGAACCACCACGCACACGCTCCGCCCCCGCACATCCGGCATCTGCTCGGCGACGAACGCGGACGCCGCCCGGAGCTGCCCGCTGCCGCTGCTGCTGTCGGCCCTGCACGAGCAGCTGACCGGGCGGGCGAGCCGGGTGACCGTCGTGGTCGCGCTGGGCACGCACGCCGCGATGGACCAGGCGCGGCTGACGGCGTGGCTCGGCTGTCCGGCCGGCGCAATCGGCGAGCGGTACCCCGGCGTGGAGGTGCGCAACCACGAGTGGTGGGACCCGACGACCTTCGTGACGGTCGGGCACATCGCGGCGGAGCGGATCGGCGAGCTGTCCGGCGGGCCGCTGCGGCGGGGCGTGGACGTGCGGGTGAACCGGGCGGTGGTCGAGCACGACGTGACCATCATCGTCGGCCCGGTGCTCCCGCACGAGGTGGCCGGGTTCTCCGGCGGCAACGAGTACCTGTTCCCGGGGCTGTCGGGTCCCGAGGTCATCGACGTGTCGCACTGGCTGGGCGCGCTCATCACCAGCCGCGACATCATCGGCAGCGCGGCACCACGCCGGTGCGCGCGCTGA
- a CDS encoding VWA domain-containing protein: MSERLRRWRMILGGGDADGTGTTLSGVDAKRDATLAALYDKGEDRRGGLAGSSPRVARWLGDIRGYFPSSVVQVMQRDAIDRLGLRELLLEPELLESVQPDVHLVGTLLSLNRAIPERSRDTARAVVRRVVEDLEKRLAQPTRQAVAGALHRAHRTRRPRHSDIDWNRTILANLKHYQPDQRTVVPERLVGFGRRLPSVSRRIVLCLDQSGSMAASVVYASVFGAVLASIRSLRTQVIAFDTAVADLTDSVSDPVELLFGVQLGGGTDINAALAYCQSRIDSPRDTVLVLISDLFEGGDEEEMLRRAQALRADGVQVICLLALSDDGAPAYDHDTAAALAALGIPAFACTPEVFPDLMAAAIERQDIATWAATNDIPVAAPTAE, encoded by the coding sequence ATGAGCGAGCGGTTGCGCCGCTGGCGGATGATCCTCGGCGGCGGGGACGCCGACGGCACCGGCACGACACTGTCCGGTGTGGACGCCAAGCGGGACGCGACACTGGCCGCGTTGTACGACAAGGGCGAGGACCGGCGCGGGGGCCTGGCCGGTTCGTCGCCGCGGGTCGCGCGGTGGCTGGGCGACATCCGCGGCTACTTCCCCAGTTCGGTCGTGCAGGTCATGCAGCGCGACGCGATCGACCGCCTCGGCCTGCGCGAACTGCTGCTGGAACCGGAACTGCTGGAGTCGGTGCAGCCGGACGTGCACCTGGTCGGCACGCTGCTGTCGCTCAACCGGGCCATCCCGGAGCGGTCGCGGGACACCGCGCGGGCGGTGGTCCGGCGGGTGGTGGAGGACCTGGAGAAGCGGCTCGCCCAGCCGACCCGCCAGGCCGTCGCCGGCGCGCTGCACCGCGCCCACCGCACGCGCCGGCCGCGGCACAGCGACATCGACTGGAACCGCACTATCCTGGCGAACCTCAAGCACTACCAGCCGGACCAGCGCACGGTGGTGCCGGAACGGCTCGTCGGGTTCGGCCGCCGCCTGCCGAGCGTGAGCAGGCGGATCGTGCTGTGCCTGGACCAGAGCGGGTCGATGGCGGCTTCCGTGGTGTACGCGAGCGTGTTCGGCGCGGTCCTGGCGTCGATCCGGTCGCTGCGCACGCAGGTCATCGCGTTCGACACCGCGGTCGCCGACCTGACGGACTCGGTGTCCGATCCGGTGGAGCTGCTGTTCGGGGTGCAGCTGGGGGGCGGTACGGACATCAACGCGGCGCTGGCGTACTGCCAGAGCCGGATCGACTCGCCGCGGGACACGGTGCTCGTGCTGATCAGCGACCTGTTCGAGGGCGGCGACGAGGAGGAGATGCTGCGGCGGGCGCAGGCGCTGCGGGCCGACGGGGTGCAGGTGATCTGTCTGCTGGCGCTGAGCGACGACGGCGCCCCGGCCTACGACCACGACACCGCGGCCGCTCTGGCCGCGCTGGGCATCCCGGCGTTCGCGTGCACGCCGGAGGTGTTCCCGGACCTGATGGCCGCGGCGATCGAGCGGCAGGACATCGCCACCTGGGCCGCCACGAACGACATCCCGGTCGCCGCGCCCACCGCGGAGTGA
- a CDS encoding DUF5682 family protein, with protein sequence MSRVHVLGIRHHGPGSARAVATALAHLDPEVVLIEGPPELDAVAPLAAAAGMRPPVAGLVYAVAEPATAAFYPMAVFSPEWVALRWALEHEREVRFLDLPATVALAARDDAEHGGPDAEPPLDPIATLAEAAGYDDPERWWEDAVELRYHGLDVFDAVRDAMAALREGHVPDLGTQRREAAMRRVLRSVLRGDAATIAVVCGAWHAPVLVPSAFPTQAADNRLLKGLPTTKVAATWVPWTSSRLARMSGYGAGISSPGWYHHLFTTPDEVVGRWLVRVAQLLRGEQHDVSPAAVIEAVRLADTLAVLRDRPHPGLAEVLEACRAVLCGGSDVPMRLIARRLLVGDILGRVPRDTPRVPLAMDLAATRKRLRLKQSAAEQQLDLDLRTPSHRERSKLLHRLLLLDVPWGEPAETARTRGTFRESWTLEWRPELEVALIEASGYGTTISSAATAVVTQRAAGADIAELSELVEHTLTADLPAALAAVLAALDERAARQHDITRLMAAVEPMARVRRYGNVRRADTELVQRVLTGVVTRIAVGLPGACAGLDEDAGRDVRRLLDGVQRGIGLLDQAGLREVWYGALRSVADRTGVPGLIAGRAVRLLLDAGLLDVADAAGRLSRQLSPAADTTGSAGWLEGFLSGEAALLVHEPELLEIVDRWATGVDGEVFDRLLPLLRRTFAEFPAAERRDIGQRVARLDRGDGAAGPRAADVTLDHERASLVVPRILELLR encoded by the coding sequence GTGAGCCGGGTCCACGTCCTGGGCATCCGCCACCACGGCCCGGGTTCCGCCCGCGCCGTGGCGACCGCGCTCGCCCACCTCGACCCGGAGGTCGTGCTCATCGAGGGCCCGCCGGAACTGGACGCGGTCGCGCCGCTGGCCGCCGCGGCGGGGATGCGGCCGCCGGTCGCCGGGCTGGTGTACGCGGTCGCCGAACCGGCCACCGCCGCGTTCTACCCGATGGCCGTGTTCTCCCCGGAGTGGGTGGCTCTGCGCTGGGCGCTGGAGCACGAGCGCGAGGTCCGGTTCCTCGACCTGCCCGCCACCGTCGCCCTCGCGGCCCGCGACGACGCCGAACACGGCGGCCCGGACGCCGAGCCGCCGCTGGACCCCATCGCCACGCTCGCCGAGGCCGCCGGGTACGACGACCCGGAACGCTGGTGGGAGGACGCGGTCGAGCTGCGCTACCACGGTCTCGACGTCTTCGACGCCGTGCGCGACGCGATGGCCGCGCTCCGCGAAGGGCACGTGCCCGACCTGGGCACGCAACGGCGCGAGGCCGCGATGCGGCGGGTGCTGCGGTCAGTGCTGCGCGGGGACGCCGCCACGATCGCCGTGGTGTGCGGCGCGTGGCACGCCCCGGTCCTGGTGCCCTCGGCGTTCCCGACCCAGGCCGCGGACAACCGGCTGCTCAAGGGCCTGCCCACCACCAAGGTCGCGGCGACCTGGGTGCCCTGGACCTCCTCGCGGCTCGCGCGGATGAGCGGCTACGGCGCCGGGATCTCCTCGCCCGGCTGGTACCACCACCTGTTCACCACGCCGGACGAGGTGGTGGGACGCTGGCTGGTCCGGGTGGCGCAGCTGCTGCGCGGCGAGCAGCACGACGTGTCACCGGCGGCGGTGATCGAAGCGGTCCGCCTCGCCGACACGCTCGCCGTGCTGCGCGACCGCCCGCACCCGGGGCTGGCCGAGGTGCTCGAGGCCTGCCGGGCCGTGCTGTGCGGCGGTTCGGACGTGCCGATGCGGCTGATCGCGCGCCGCTTGCTGGTCGGCGACATCCTCGGCCGCGTTCCCCGCGACACGCCACGGGTGCCGCTGGCGATGGACCTCGCCGCGACCCGGAAACGGCTGCGGCTCAAGCAGAGCGCGGCCGAGCAGCAGCTCGACCTGGACCTGCGCACGCCCTCGCACCGGGAACGCAGCAAGCTCCTGCACCGGCTGCTGCTGCTCGACGTGCCGTGGGGTGAACCGGCGGAGACCGCCCGCACCCGCGGCACGTTCCGCGAGTCGTGGACGCTGGAGTGGCGGCCGGAGCTGGAGGTCGCGCTCATCGAAGCCAGCGGCTACGGCACCACGATCTCCTCGGCCGCCACCGCGGTCGTCACCCAGCGCGCCGCCGGGGCCGACATCGCCGAGCTGAGCGAGCTGGTCGAGCACACGCTGACCGCCGACCTGCCCGCGGCGCTGGCCGCGGTGCTCGCCGCGCTCGACGAGCGGGCGGCCCGGCAGCACGACATCACCCGGCTGATGGCCGCGGTCGAGCCGATGGCCCGGGTCCGCCGCTACGGCAACGTGCGCCGCGCCGACACCGAACTGGTGCAGCGGGTGCTGACCGGTGTCGTCACCCGCATCGCGGTCGGCCTGCCCGGCGCCTGCGCCGGCCTGGACGAGGACGCGGGCCGGGACGTGCGACGGCTCCTCGACGGCGTGCAGCGCGGCATCGGCCTGCTCGACCAGGCCGGGCTGCGCGAGGTCTGGTACGGCGCGCTGCGGTCGGTCGCCGACCGGACGGGCGTGCCCGGGCTCATCGCGGGCCGCGCGGTGCGGCTGCTGCTCGACGCGGGGTTGCTGGACGTGGCCGACGCGGCCGGACGGCTGTCCCGCCAGTTGTCGCCGGCCGCGGACACGACCGGATCGGCGGGCTGGCTGGAGGGTTTCCTGTCCGGCGAGGCCGCGTTGCTGGTGCACGAGCCGGAGCTGCTGGAGATCGTCGACCGGTGGGCCACCGGGGTGGACGGGGAGGTGTTCGACCGCCTGCTCCCGCTGCTGCGGCGGACGTTCGCGGAGTTCCCCGCCGCCGAGCGGCGCGACATCGGGCAGCGGGTCGCCCGCCTCGACCGCGGCGACGGCGCCGCCGGGCCGCGCGCGGCCGATGTGACGCTGGACCACGAACGCGCGTCGCTCGTGGTGCCCCGGATCCTGGAGCTGTTGCGATGA